In Cicer arietinum cultivar CDC Frontier isolate Library 1 chromosome 7, Cicar.CDCFrontier_v2.0, whole genome shotgun sequence, a single window of DNA contains:
- the LOC101501002 gene encoding class V chitinase CHIT5b, translating to MASLKIFLTLAILLTIATKTSTCTSSLSLSSSSSSSSTRVKGIYWIENPLFPPSSINTSLFTHIFYAFITPDNVTYKLQPSTSQTTSFTIFTNTFKTKTPPATTLLSIGGAGSNSTLFTIIASNATARAAFINSTIDVARTFGFDGIDFDWEFPKTSNEMNSLGELFLQWRNAIAAESSVTGKPPLLLTAAVYFAASFFLSGEPRTYPVDSINKNLDWINVMSYDLHVSTSNETGAPSGMFDPKSNVTVSSGLISWIRVGVLPEKLVMGMPLYGKTWQLEDPKVNEIGSPSVGAGPGMDGSMAYFQVLEFIKLTRAKVVYDVDTVSVYTYSGSTWIGYDDPFTVSIKIGFAQAFSLRGYFFWVAGLDTFDWKISTQASKAWL from the exons ATGGCAAGCCTAAAAATATTTCTCACTTTAGCAATTCTCTTAACCATAGCTACAAAAACTTCCACGTgcacatcatcattatcattatcatcatcatcatcatcatcaagcACACGTGTGAAAGGCATATACTGGATAGAAAACCCTCTTTTCCCTCCTTCTTCAATAAACACATCACTCTTCACTCACATCTTCTACGCTTTCATCACACCCGACAACGTCACTTACAAACTACAGCCTTCCACTTCTCAAACGACGTCGTTCACAATTTTCACCAACACTTTCAAAACCAAAACACCTCCTGCTACTACCCTCCTATCAATAGGGGGTGCAGGTAGCAATTCCACATTATTCACTATTATAGCCTCCAATGCAACCGCACGCGCCGCCTTCATAAACTCCACGATCGACGTCGCTCGAACGTTCGGTTTCGACGGAATCGACTTCGATTGGGAGTTTCCTAAAACATCTAACGAAATGAACAGCCTTGGAGAATTATTTCTCCAATGGCGTAACGCCATTGCAGCGGAATCCTCCGTCACCGGAAAACCGCCGTTGCTTCTCACTGCCGCCGTTTACTTCGCCGCGAGTTTTTTTCTCTCCGGCGAACCGCGTACTTATCCGGTTGATTCAATTAACAAGAACTTGGATTGGATCAATGTAATGAGTTACGATCTTCACGTGTCGACAAGTAATGAAACCGGGGCTCCATCTGGAATGTTCGACCCGAAAAGTAACGTGACTGTTTCGAGTGGGTTAATTTCTTGGATCCGGGTCGGGGTTTTACCCGAAAAGTTAGTTATGGGAATGCCGCTTTATGGGAAGACGTGGCAGTTAGAAGATCCGAAAGTAAATGAAATTGGGTCACCGAGTGTTGGGGCGGGTCCGGGTATGGATGGTTCAATGGCGTATTTTCAAGTATTggagtttattaaattaacgaGGGCGAAAGTTGTGTATGACGTGGATACGGTGTCGGTTTATACATATAGTGGAAGTACTTGGATTGGGTACGATGATCCATTTACCGTGTCGATTAAGATTGGGTTTGCTCAAGCTTTTTCACTTCGTGGATATTTCTTTTGGGTTGCTGGTTTGGACACTTTTGATTGGAAAATTTCAACGCAAG CTTCGAAAGCCTGGCTGTGA
- the LOC101501854 gene encoding uncharacterized protein, translating to MPRPKRKAVPPITSSDVDSSVRKEPKRTTTKQFERIDNLFGSYTNKSLGMIDPDGIEALCKDVNVDHTDIRMLILAWKMKAEKQGYFTKDEWRRGLKCLGADTLPKLRKAVNGLKKEVTVPESFEDFYSYAFQYCLTEDMQRSVDIETICELLTVVLGSEFPSQVNLLIDYLKSQTDYRALNVDHWRNFYRFFKEVNFTDLERYDSSQAWPVILDSFVDWLKEKEKTI from the exons ATGCCTCGCCCCAAAAGAAAAGCGGTCCCACCAATCACTTCTTCTGACGTTGATTCTTCTGTTCGTAAGG AACCGAAGAGAACAACTACAAAGCAATTTGAACGAATTGATAACCTGTTTGGTTCATACACAAATAAATCATTAGGCATGATTGA TCCAGATGGGATTGAAGCACTATGTAAAGATGTGAATGTGGACCATACAGATATTAGAATGCTGATACTTGCTTG GAAAATGAAAGCAGAAAAGCAGGGCTATTTTACTAAG GATGAATGGCGAAGAGGGCTCAAATGTTTAGGGGCCGACACGCTCCCAAAATTAAGAAAAGCAGTAAATGGACTGAAGAAAGAG GTGACGGTACCAGAAAGCTTTGAGGATTTTTATTCCTATGCATTTCAGTACTGCCTTACAG AGGATATGCAAAGGAGTGTAGATATTGAGACCATTTGTGAGCTGTTGACTGTTGTTCTGGGATCTGAATTCCCTTCTCAAGTCAATTTACTAATAGATTATCTAAAG TCCCAGACTGATTATAGAGCGCTAAATGTGGATCACTGGAGAAATTTTTATCGGTTTTTTAAAGAG GTAAACTTTACTGACCTTGAAAGATATGATTCCAGTCAAGCCTGGCCAGTGATCCTCGACAGTTTTGTTGATtggttgaaagaaaaagaaaagacaaTATAG